In the genome of Nonomuraea sp. NBC_00507, the window GCGGCCCGCCTGGTCAGTGACGACAGGTCCACCGGCCGGCCGCCGACGGCGATCTCCCGCACGAGCTCGACCACCTTGGCCCCGCGGGGCGGCACCACGTGCGCCGTGCCGTCCACGACGACCTCGACCGGCTCGTCCGAGCTGGAGTCCAGCAACAACGCCGTGCGGAAGGGGCCGTCGTCCAGCACCACCCGCGTGTCGGCGGCCAGCGTGGCCCCCTCGGGCGACAGGCGCAGCGCCGGCAGGTTGTCCGGCACTTCGCCGCCGAGGGTGTCGCGGAGCAGCCGGTCCACGTCCACCTCGCCCAAGCGGTCGTTGAGCTCGTCGGGAGGGACCTCGGGGTAGCGCTCTGCCAGCTGGCTGACGGCCGCACTCCGGTAGTTGTGGCGGGTGTCGAGGAAGACGGTGGCCCACGCCTCGTCGACGTAGGAGATGGGCGGCTCGCCCCAGCAGGGCCCGTGGGCGTCACGCAGGGAACGGTAGTCGGCCAGCGCGCGGGCGACGGAGTCGGGTAGCAGCGGATTGTCACACATCGGACACTCCCTGAATAGGCCGCGCCGTCATCGTGACACGGAGGACGAGCCCATGCGAGCGATATCTGGGGGTACGTGAATTCTCATGACGCACATCATCGATCGCGAAGCCGTACAGGACCTGGTCGCCGCCCGCCAGGCCCAGCTGGTCGAGGTGCTTCCGGAGGAGGAGTACACGTGGGCGCACCTGCCCAGGGCCGTGAACCTGCCGCTCGGCGCCCTCGAGAAGGGCTCCTCGGCGCTGGATCGCGCGCGGCCGGTGGTCGTCTACTGCCACGACGCGCTGTGCGACCTGAGCCCGCGCGCCGCCCACCGGCTCGAACGCCTGGGATTCGGCGAGGTGCACGACTATGGGGCGGGCAAGATGGACTGGCTGGCGGCCGGCCTGCCGTACGAGGGGGAGGCCCACCTGGTGTCGGAGAACGTGCGCCGCGACCCCGTCACGGCCGGCCTGGACGACCCGCTGGAGGAGCTCACCGAACGGATCATCGGCGACCCGGCGGGACTCGCGGTGGTGGTCGACCAGGACGACGTGGTCCAGGGCGTCGTCGGGTCGAGCGAGCTCAAGGGCGCCGACATGAGCGGCACCGCCGAGCAGGCCATGCGCGTCGGGGTGACCACGGTGCGCCCGAGCGAGCAGCTCGAGCCGCTGATCCAGCGGATGGACCGGGCGAAGGTGGATCATGTCGTCGTCACGAAGGCGGACGGCACGCTGGTGGGGCTGTTCGGGCTCGGCGACGTCCGCCCGCAGGCAACGGAGTCCGACCTCGGCTAGGGCCGCCGGTCCAGCCGGAACGTCGGCTGGCCCGGGGTGCCCGGTTGGGCGTCGAGTGACTTGTCGTCCAGGATCGCCACGGTGTCCTCGGCCACGAAGACGCGTATGTCCTCCGCCTCGATGATCTGGTCGCCGGCCTGCGGCTGGCTGGCCAGGGCGAGTTCGAGCGCACCGGCCTCGTCGGCCTTCGCGGAGATGCGCAGGCCCGCGTCGGCGGGCACGTCGACACCGGCCATCACGTCGCGGATCGCGACGACGGCGTTGTGAGTCAAGGTCAGCACTGCAAGCTCCTTCACACCATCGAGAACCTCCGCCTCCCCAGCAGCGATCTGCCCAAACGCGGCATGGCGGGTCCGCCGCCGGGTAGCGGGATGGGCATGACCAAGACCGACAAAGCGGTTCTCGACGTCCTGCTCGACCGCTACGGCAGCACGTTCGCGGGCGAAGCCGGCATCAAGCTGTCCGACCAGCCGCGGCCGCTGTACCAACTGCTCGTCCTGGCCACCCTGCTCAGCGCTCGGATCTCGTCCGGCGTCGCGGTCGCGGCCGCGAAAGAGCTGTTCAAGGCCGGGTACGGCACGCCCAAGGGCATGCGGGACGCGAGCTGGCAGGACCGGGTGGACGCGCTGGGCCGCGGCCACTACCGCCGCTACGACGAACGTACCGCCACCATGCTCGGCGACGGCGCCGAGCTGCTCCTCGACCGCTGGAAGGGGGACCTGCGGAAGCTGCGCGACGAGGCCAAGGGCGACGACCGGCGGATCGCCTCGCTGCTGATGGAGTTCCCCGGCATCGGGCCGACCGGGGCGGACAT includes:
- a CDS encoding rhodanese-like domain-containing protein — its product is MTHIIDREAVQDLVAARQAQLVEVLPEEEYTWAHLPRAVNLPLGALEKGSSALDRARPVVVYCHDALCDLSPRAAHRLERLGFGEVHDYGAGKMDWLAAGLPYEGEAHLVSENVRRDPVTAGLDDPLEELTERIIGDPAGLAVVVDQDDVVQGVVGSSELKGADMSGTAEQAMRVGVTTVRPSEQLEPLIQRMDRAKVDHVVVTKADGTLVGLFGLGDVRPQATESDLG
- a CDS encoding endonuclease, which codes for MTKTDKAVLDVLLDRYGSTFAGEAGIKLSDQPRPLYQLLVLATLLSARISSGVAVAAAKELFKAGYGTPKGMRDASWQDRVDALGRGHYRRYDERTATMLGDGAELLLDRWKGDLRKLRDEAKGDDRRIASLLMEFPGIGPTGADIFLREVQAVWPQVAPHLDKRVLDGAGKLGLPKQAGPLAELTHSGEELARLSAALVRVSRSKKTVDEVKSAAG
- a CDS encoding Fe-S cluster assembly protein HesB — translated: MLTLTHNAVVAIRDVMAGVDVPADAGLRISAKADEAGALELALASQPQAGDQIIEAEDIRVFVAEDTVAILDDKSLDAQPGTPGQPTFRLDRRP